The DNA region GCCGTACTGGGGATGAAGGGCGACGACCAGCCCGAGGCGCCCGCGCACAACGTCCCGGCGTACCTGCAGGCGCAGGGCTACCGCGTCGTCCCCGTCAGCCCGAAGCTGGCCGGGCGCGGCTACCCCGGCGCGGTCGCCAGCCTGTCGGAGCTGACGGAGCCGCCCGACGTGGTCGAGGTCTTCCGCCGCCCCGAGGCGATCGACGGGCACGCCGACGAGCTGCTGGCGTTGAAGCCGAAGTACGTCTGGTTCCAGCTCGGCATCCGCAACGACGCGGTCGCGCGGCGGCTGGAGGAAGCCGGCATCCGCGTCGTCCAGGACCGCTGCATGTTCCGCGACCACCGCGAATTGCGCGAAGCGGGCGAGCTGTAGGGCGGCATCGCTGCCCTCGCTCGCCGGACTTCGCCCCTCGGCGCCGCAGCTGCGTCTCGCACCGGAGGAGCCCGCGCAGGCGGGCTTTTCGCCGTTGTAGCCGCGCCTTCAGGCG from Longimicrobium sp. includes:
- a CDS encoding CoA-binding protein, giving the protein MSTVPDLPATILRDARTIAVLGMKGDDQPEAPAHNVPAYLQAQGYRVVPVSPKLAGRGYPGAVASLSELTEPPDVVEVFRRPEAIDGHADELLALKPKYVWFQLGIRNDAVARRLEEAGIRVVQDRCMFRDHRELREAGEL